Genomic window (Deltaproteobacteria bacterium):
GCGCGTAGTACGTGCCGGCCAACAGCGTGGCCACGACCCTCTCGTTCGACGTGCCGTCCGCGACGCTGCGGTGCAGCACGTTGCCCTCGGCGTCCTCCAGGAACAGATCGGCATCGGCGTCCTGCTGGCGCAGGCCGAGATTCACCTTCTTCGCTTCGGTGAGCGTGAACCGGTAGTGGCCGACGCGGTCGCCGTCGCCGTCCATCGAGTTGCGGGGAAAGCGGGGGCCTTCCAGACTCGTGATATCACCGAGATCGACCGCGCCCGAGCGCGTATCGTCGGCGGAGGTGTCCCGGACCTCGAGCTCGTAGGTGCCCAAGCCGTAGTTCCGGGCGCCTGCCGCGACGTAGTAGCGGCCGCTCGCGGTGGCGGTGAACACGAGATGGCTGTTGCGGCCCTCGCCACCGTTGTCGTTCGTAGTGCCTGAAACATATTGACTTGATGAACCGTACAAACCCACGAGAATGGGATCGGAAAGCGTGCCGTCGCCCGTGCGGCTTCCCCGCAGATCGATCGTGTAGGTGCGCCCCGCCACGAGGTCGACCGCGAACCAGTCCCAATCGTTCGCGGTCTCGATGGCTCCGGTCTGCGTGCCGCCTACCTCGACGGTGGCGTTGGTGGTCCGGTTGGAAGGGATATCAGTCATGGCGGTTCACCCTGTGTCCGTGTCCTTGTCTCC
Coding sequences:
- a CDS encoding PPC domain-containing protein, producing MTDIPSNRTTNATVEVGGTQTGAIETANDWDWFAVDLVAGRTYTIDLRGSRTGDGTLSDPILVGLYGSSSQYVSGTTNDNGGEGRNSHLVFTATASGRYYVAAGARNYGLGTYELEVRDTSADDTRSGAVDLGDITSLEGPRFPRNSMDGDGDRVGHYRFTLTEAKKVNLGLRQQDADADLFLEDAEGNVLHRSVADGTSNERVVATLLAGTYYA